In the genome of Arachis stenosperma cultivar V10309 chromosome 2, arast.V10309.gnm1.PFL2, whole genome shotgun sequence, the window ttattttcagccttaatggtatcttcaagatccattgaatcaagatggattttagCATCTAGTatcatgataaataattgtttccagatatatcaagagcattgaattcaatatgagagagtttcgacataataaaaaattgttacctgagtcttcttaaaaatttgattagagtctcgtgctgataacgtgttgtaaaataaaagatatataaaataaagatgtataaatagaagactctagtattaaaataattagctcaataataatttatatatatatataataatattatatgttgtaatgtatatatatatatacaaagatagaaaggagtataaaaaataaagagagagagaattgcataaatatatataaagatagaaaggagtataaaaaataaagagagagagagaatagcATTTGCTTTTATTATTGCTATGTGTATAAAGGGAGAGAGAATAATATtcagttgttgttgttgttgtgtaaAATTGACGAAGGCTTAACCTCCTTTTATAGATACATAAGGTCAAATATTCAAAGCTCCATTTATTATCATTTTGGCTTGAGAGCTTCATTTTTCATAGGGAAAATGGGCATCCACATCCTTTTGGACTTATCACAACAAAAATCACAATTTGTTCCTTTATCTCTAAATACAATTTTTGTGAGTAAGGATTATTTTTTGCTGAATGCGAATAGCACCTTGGTACTATTTAGAGGAAGAAAAGTTTTTATCGATAATTAAAGGTCTTCAGGTATTTTGTATCTAATTTATATTGTTTGGATAAAAGTCAccaaaaattttagaatttactTTATTACTTCTGGTCTATTATGAATACATTGTAATCCTTTCTTCTCATCAATGATCAGTGTTCAAAGtgtaaaaaacaaaaacagtaAGAATGAAGGACGCCGGAAAGAGCCGCAAGGCAAATAGGAAATCATCCTGGGAGGCAAAGAAAAACCGAAAATCGGCTAGCGGAATCAGCGGATCGCCCAAGAAGGGAGGCCACGGCGGAAAGTTCATGTGGATCGGCGGCCAAGGATACTCACACATGGAGATCGGCCCGATGGCTCTGGATGCCAATGATCCAAACTTCGATGATCGAGGACGACACCGCCTTATGATCGAACATACTTATGTTCAGTTTAGGGGCATACTTATGCTCGGGCATACTTATGTTCAGTTTAAGAGTtgttaaatgaaaatttagtaaatcatttaaattatttaacaaaactTCATATAAAGTTGACTTGACTTAAACTTTTTACCAACTTTATAATATGAAAATTAGAGTTTTGATTTCTatttataaaaagttaaaaaaatttaaaaattaaaatcgaACCTACCaatttgtattgaatttaaataaaaaaaaatcgtgtattaaaatcaaatcttccaGTTTCATACTCCTCTTCACCCCTCAACAAATCTGACCATATAATTTACTTAAAAACAATTTATAACACTATATTAAGAAAACACATCAATCATTCCAATAATACATAACACACCATTTTTAtctgtataaaaaaaattagccaacTGTTGGAACTTCTTAtcagtttttctttttttattttagttttcccTGTGCTCatgattttgtaaaaaaaaaaaaagaaaaaataataaaaacaacaaaatgtTATTTTGTACTTTTTCCTATTTCAAAAACCGTGAGAAAGAAAACTATGAATGAAAACATAGAACAtaagaaatgaagaaagaaaccAAAAATGTAAGAGACATAGTTAAAAGCACAATGTCATCAAATAACCACACCAGAAAGAAACAGAGTGATAAAAGTTTATCAAATTGATCCAACACATTATATTCTGTTACAAGAGTAATTAAGATAAATAAATCCCTCCTTCACTCTAAAAATCTCTGGCTGATTCATTCCATCCACCATAACTCTCTTCTTGTCCACCGTATTCGTCCCGGCCAGCACCACCTCTCTGCAGAAGTTAATGGTTTCTATTTGAATAGAGCATCTTGCATCAAAGCATGATGAAAAGTATTAGAAAATGCAGATTCTAGAATTACCTCAGCAGTGAAAGTGAGAGCAACCTTGATCTCTCCACAGTATTCTTTGTCCTTCACAACATTATAAGAAGTCTCTGGATGGCTACCCTCATCAAATACTGCATCAAGAGTAATCCTGCAgatgcatatatatatacacacaaacACTTAGAATATGATAAGTGCAAATGCCCCATTTTGTATACCTTTTGTATCATCAACGTCTAAACTCTTGAATGATGGTACatatttaaaatcaaaagaaagaaaaaatctATTGATTTCAagggaaaaaaaatgaaaaatgtgatTGCGCAAGGTATCCATACCTTGCTCTCGGAGCAAACAAAAGATTTACTCTCTCTAATCAATTTATGCCATATACGCTAAGATGACTTTGTTATAAATATCCActaataacttgtcattcaactAATAAATCAGCACAAGAGTTATAATTTGCTCCGAAAACATATAAGAAATTTTCCTACTAGTGGTAAACCTTTGGCCACAAAGTACACATTGTAAGGGATCAAACAATTGACCGTTAGAGACATCTGTTTTGATCCCTCAAAATGTGTGATTTGTGATCAGAAATTTACCCTTGTGGAATCAATAACAGCTGCAGCCTGCCACCTCTAGATATAAATTGCCGAAAAGAAAATTGCTATGTTTTATTGGTCCATCTGAGTTTAGATGTCAGACTTAAAGATATATGAATGGAAAACCAATTGACCATTGACATTTGAATGGAAAATCAAAATCTGTTCAAGTcaaagaagaattcaaactCACGTTGCCTCGCCAAGAAAATCATCTTGACTAAAATTGTCTTTGTCCATGATCTTCAGATTAAGCTCACAAGAACTGTCAGAAACAGTGAAAAGAAAGCTTTCATTCCATTGTGGGTTGGATCCAGCACCTGCAGATTCATAATAACAGTAATCAAATTCACCATAGAGAAAATGTTAAAGTATCAAACATCATCAAATTTGctagagaagaaaaaaaaaagaaaagaaaaatgcacCTTCTGCCACAGTGCTTTTGTGCTCCTGAGAACGGTACGAGAGAATCACATAAGGATCAATGTTTGCTGCTCATTGAGACATAAAATCAAACATTAACAGAGCATGATCATAACCAATCTGAATAATCATcacttttataattaaaaaccagaaaataaataaaaatgaaaaataaaaaaccccATGAATCAGATCAAAGAAAGGATCAATTAAATTGATTCTTTTAACTTGATAATTAACAATATCTAGATCCAGTCATCATAACATGAACTTTCTCTACTTTGATCTGATATATTCAAAATCAACAAAGATACAATCAACATCAAAACCTGAGAATCAAGAACTCTTTTAACAAATGCTATCATGTTTCCATGAAAATGGTGGAAATCATTTGAAAGAAACAAAttgaatttcatcaaacatcatatgttcataataataataataataattaacatCATAGCAATTACCGAGGAAATCACTGCCATCAAGGCCTTTGGCACTGACCAAAACAACTTCAAGTGTACCACGAGGCATGTTTTTTGGTCTCTTTGGAAATAGAGTTTTCTGGAATGAACACACACCACTTCAAAGAACACGGATTCTTATAAGAACAAAATCATTTGACTTGGAATACTTAACTTCCATTTATGCACAAACTTTTTAAAGCTGAAGTAAATGCAAGACGTCACTGTACCAGAAAAATctgaattaatataaaatttaattttgatgttgTCATTgtaaagttatatatatatatatatatatatatatatatatatatatattcaattatACAATGACATATcagtataaataattattttttatattaattgaaCGAAAGTAATTGTATAACGGTATAAAACGTTTTATTCTATtagtgtattaaaattaaattcattaatatATAGTATCAAAGGAACATCTTATGTGCAATAAGTTAAATTTTGGTGCATGGTGGTCTAAGATAATCCAACGATGTAGATCTGATAAATATTGTTCATATTAAATTATGTGAAGCCGTAAGATCTGTTATCTTTAGAGAATGTTTAACTTGGTATATGTTAGAATTTTCAGGGTATGAATTGAATTCATTAGAGTTGAATTTTgcttgatttttttcttcttttttaattacTCATATGGAATCCATTAATTACAAGAACTTACTAGAGTAAGTATGcggttattttaatttttttttgaacaaacaattaatgtattttattgaaaaatcacctttcacattttttttataaattttataaaataataattttttagttttttatttgaaaattcttaaataaattagtttctgattaaatcaattttttagaACTTATCCAAtgttttataaataaattaggTGGTAAAATTTCCATTATGTTTAAAAAACTATAAATAAATGCACTTTAAATCAACTTGACCACTTGAATTCAAAATCTCTTATTAGACAATCAAAACACTATTTTTTGCCCTAATCCATCATGCattattagtattttaattaaaagatatttttactaacaaaaaaaaaatactttaggTTCATGTATTGTACACTGCCTTTTTAAATTATGTAGATaaatttttttcctaaaaaaaaaGGCAAGCGAGTGGGTGGGGAAATTGGTGTTGTTAATCATACTTGGTACATGTTAAAGtacaatttttacttttaagattttttttttgccttGACTTTTAAGACTTATATATAGATTAAATATCTAAGTAAAATAAGATTGGGCCTACGGAAAAAATAATCTAAACCTAACAAAAAGTTTAGTTAAAAGGACAAGGAACCTTCCCACAACACTCTTGTAAAGGTTACATGCTTTGATTAGATCATGCAGCATGTGCTTTCTCAACAGCCCCCATATGCAATGATTCCAGGAGTGAATATAGGAGGGTGGATTTATTGAAATACAATAAAAATGATAGATGTAACCGATATAATTATCGTCTATATTAAGTTATCAAGAATGCATCGTCCCAATATTATTTCTTATTTAATCACGTCAATTGTCTGATTTTTTGttatataatttctaaaatttgattTGGTAAAGCTTTTTTAAAGAGGtatttgtgttttttaaaagtttaaactctttattttgCGGTTGGtaactcaaaaaaattatatatttatgcttgcagtttttaaaagattgagatatttttaaaaatatttaaaatagaattttttaaagttggcgtgtgcttttcaaaatttaaaagtctaatataatcTCATATggtaactaatttttaaatttaatgcttatatttatgtctattataatatttttaaattttaaaaactattttgcCAAAGGTAATTGTTGTTGCTTGTGTttattgaaaactatttttaattgttttaccaaacataaatgctacaacttttaaaaagtcatcttttaaaaattagtaagttatttttaaaaagtaaaaattttactaaaCTAAGGTCTAGTTTGGATAAACAACTTAAATAAgctcttttaaaaaaagaacttaaagtataaggacttttattaataccagtttataaataagttattttgtatttggatTTTTAGTATTTATTGGGGCgctattattttgataaaaaaaagatcttttttcaatgaaaaatattttttttattttttaataaataagtaTTTCCAGTATTTTTTACAAAGCCAATAGtgaaaatagattttttttttgttttgaggTCATTTGTTTTTACGGAAATGATAGAATGACTTATTGGAGAAGTCATGTAtttctattttttcaaaaagttatgaattaaatttttgcaaagttaaaagttttttttaaatgataccAAATACGCTAATTCAAAAGTCAGAA includes:
- the LOC130961601 gene encoding elicitor-responsive protein 3-like; translated protein: MPRGTLEVVLVSAKGLDGSDFLANIDPYVILSYRSQEHKSTVAEGAGSNPQWNESFLFTVSDSSCELNLKIMDKDNFSQDDFLGEATITLDAVFDEGSHPETSYNVVKDKEYCGEIKVALTFTAERGGAGRDEYGGQEESYGGWNESARDF